In Vicia villosa cultivar HV-30 ecotype Madison, WI unplaced genomic scaffold, Vvil1.0 ctg.000227F_1_1, whole genome shotgun sequence, the genomic window GCATTGGTGATTGTTTCAAAAGAACAACCGCCGAGGAGGGTTTGGTTGCTCTATGGAGAGGAAACACTGCCAATGTCATTCGTTATTTCCCCACTCAGGTTAGTCAAGTCAATTTATCTTATGGGTTATTACTTAATTTCAATTGATTTGCTTATCGATGTTGATGCGTATGCTATTTTAATTCTACTAGGCATTGAACTTTGCATTCAAAGATTACTTCAAGAGGCTTTTCAACTTCAAGAAGGACAGAGATGGTTACTGGAAGTGGTTTGCTGGTAACTTGGCATCTGGAGGTGCTGCTGGTGCCTCTTCCCTCTTGTTTGTCTACTCACTCGATTATGCCCGTACCCGTCTCGCCAATGATGCCAAGGCAGCTAAGAAGGGTGGAGAAAGACAATTCAACGGTCTTGTCGATGTCTACAAGAAGACCCTCGCAACCGATGGAGTTGCTGGACTCTACCGTGGTTTCAACATCTCCTGTGTTGGAATCATTGTGTACCGTGGTCTCTACTTCGGAATGTACGATTCCCTCAAACCAGTTCTTTTGACTGGAAAATTGCAGGTCAGTACTTGTTGGTTGCCTCATTATAaagttatattaattttattcaatCATTTGCTGAAAGATTTTTACTTGTTTATGATATTACAGGATAGCTTTTTCGCCAGTTTTGGACTTGGGTGGCTCATCACCAATGGTGCTGGTCTAGCCTCATACCCAATTGACACAGTTAGGAGAAGAATGATGATGACATCCGGAGAAGCTGTCAAGTACAAGAGTTCTTTGGATGCATTCCAACAAATCCTCAAGAACGAGGGAGCCAAGTCATTGTTCAAGGGAGCCGGTGCTAACATCCTCCGTGCCGTGGCTGGTGCTGGTGTGCTTGCTGGTTATGACAAGTTGCAGGTTATTGTTTTCGGCAAGAAATATGGATCTGGTGGTGCTTAAGTTTATTGTTTTAAGTCAAATTTATTGTTTTTAGATGGCGATGAAAATCATTTATGTTCCGAGAGTTTAGACTAATTGCTTGCAGCAaattttgtttaataaatttACTCGGTGGGATACTGTCCCAAACTCCTTTTATAATTTTGGTTGGAAAGTTGAAATTGAAAGTTGATTTATTGGAGTGGCAGGTAAGGTACTGTCACTAGGAATTTCTGTTTTTTAAGATTTTGAAATACTATCTTATTAGTCTCTTGTTCTATTTAAAGAATAAAATGACAATCAGTGTGTTTTCATTTGATTATTCTTATTGGTAAAAAAAATGTGAATCTGATGTCCTGATTGATC contains:
- the LOC131625593 gene encoding ADP,ATP carrier protein 1, mitochondrial-like gives rise to the protein MVDQHPTIMEKVTGQIHRRSGGVSSGYGGSFRQPAMFQKYSYGNYSNTALAPACRTTVDLSAVSSNASPMFVAAPAEKSHFLIDFLMGGVSAAVSKTAAAPIERVKLLIQNQDEMIKTGRLSEPYKGIGDCFKRTTAEEGLVALWRGNTANVIRYFPTQALNFAFKDYFKRLFNFKKDRDGYWKWFAGNLASGGAAGASSLLFVYSLDYARTRLANDAKAAKKGGERQFNGLVDVYKKTLATDGVAGLYRGFNISCVGIIVYRGLYFGMYDSLKPVLLTGKLQDSFFASFGLGWLITNGAGLASYPIDTVRRRMMMTSGEAVKYKSSLDAFQQILKNEGAKSLFKGAGANILRAVAGAGVLAGYDKLQVIVFGKKYGSGGA